From Alteromonas australica, one genomic window encodes:
- a CDS encoding MFS transporter, whose translation MTATNNKSFTLTRYGEYSLLISAMLTIMVGAAIAPGLTTISQQLGVQEYAPLLITLPALGAILFAPVFGTLIDKIGARKTLLISLWGYFIFGCAGAFLEGPFPLAIDRILLGAFTAGQMAAGTAVISYWFQGEKRLSMMAKQGMAIELGGVIFLFFGGLLTELHWQAPFIIYALALVCALLVSAFVPKPRTLSQAEAKDETLPNLAWQATPQDESVKPIILLAVMAMSLFFSMFIMLPTHLAGLGFGEAETGYLLSFTSFVAVLSAMLMPKIVKQVGNKMTLVIAFVTYGLAHSLFATTSTLAWLIGAAVAAGVGFGFSIPLLNHRTVEVSSEEKRGKHLSYFAMAVFLGQFLTSALEFIPVAHWQLFLVCCVLAFTCAIATKLSSFGTN comes from the coding sequence CCTGGATTAACCACCATTTCTCAACAGCTAGGCGTTCAAGAATATGCGCCTTTGCTGATTACCCTGCCAGCATTAGGGGCCATTTTATTTGCCCCGGTCTTCGGCACACTTATTGACAAAATAGGCGCTCGGAAAACACTGTTAATCAGCTTGTGGGGATACTTTATTTTTGGCTGTGCTGGCGCATTCTTAGAAGGGCCCTTCCCGTTGGCGATAGACCGTATATTATTGGGGGCTTTCACCGCTGGGCAAATGGCGGCGGGCACTGCGGTGATTTCTTATTGGTTTCAAGGAGAAAAACGTCTTTCGATGATGGCTAAGCAAGGCATGGCCATAGAGCTGGGGGGCGTGATATTTTTATTCTTTGGTGGGCTATTAACTGAGCTTCATTGGCAAGCGCCGTTTATTATCTACGCGCTGGCGTTAGTTTGTGCGCTATTGGTTTCGGCTTTCGTTCCAAAACCTCGCACGTTATCGCAAGCAGAAGCCAAGGATGAAACATTACCAAATTTGGCTTGGCAGGCCACTCCACAAGACGAATCGGTTAAGCCTATTATTTTGTTAGCCGTTATGGCAATGAGCTTATTTTTCAGTATGTTCATTATGTTGCCTACACATTTAGCTGGCCTCGGTTTTGGTGAAGCAGAAACAGGGTACTTGTTGTCGTTTACTTCTTTTGTTGCTGTGTTATCAGCCATGTTAATGCCAAAAATTGTAAAGCAAGTTGGCAATAAAATGACACTTGTCATCGCCTTTGTAACCTACGGTTTAGCGCACAGTTTATTCGCTACTACCAGCACTTTAGCTTGGCTCATTGGTGCCGCTGTGGCGGCCGGTGTTGGGTTTGGTTTTTCTATCCCACTGCTAAACCATAGAACCGTAGAAGTCAGTAGTGAGGAAAAGCGCGGTAAACATTTATCGTATTTTGCTATGGCTGTGTTTTTGGGGCAGTTTCTAACCTCGGCGCTGGAGTTCATACCCGTTGCCCATTGGCAGCTATTCTTGGTGTGTTGTGTCCTCGCATTTACGTGCGCAATCGCGACTAAATTAAGTAGCTTCGGCACAAATTAG
- a CDS encoding methyl-accepting chemotaxis protein: MQRSNEVFSTGASSKAGLLITVVVLGLVAAWAVYFLAQPVIAMAVLSLALIGVCAVSLKAAVIPVEEASVDITENLSASREDVVMTGNKVADSLLVCDENLSSIRSTQDDAVSTLSDAFTHLTQLVNQQIACIGSLLTVGETENISYPEKMRTFAKDTDNTLTSFISSTEQMSSSTQHLMEQVQTIQQAMPTVIDALSGIDDISAQTNLLALNAAIEAARAGEAGRGFAVVADEVRALSTRSTQFSDVIKKQVENIRSLVDKLTETAEFVASQDISHVVEAKAHISEQLAFIIQKAESDDSTTKQIEEIGQSLDVAISTAIRGMQFGDINGQHLAYTQDIVRFIIEQLQQLNADNLEQFVADLDAYQQALAQRGKTDHNPVSATSMSAGDVELF; the protein is encoded by the coding sequence TTGCAACGGAGCAATGAGGTATTTTCCACGGGGGCGAGTTCGAAGGCTGGCCTCCTCATCACAGTTGTGGTTCTAGGGTTAGTTGCTGCTTGGGCAGTGTACTTTTTGGCTCAGCCAGTCATTGCCATGGCGGTGTTATCCTTGGCACTCATTGGTGTATGCGCAGTGTCGTTAAAGGCAGCCGTCATACCTGTTGAGGAAGCCTCTGTCGATATTACGGAAAACCTGTCTGCGTCTCGTGAAGATGTTGTTATGACAGGAAATAAAGTGGCTGATTCTCTGTTAGTGTGTGATGAAAACTTATCTTCCATCCGTTCTACGCAAGACGATGCGGTATCTACGCTCAGTGATGCATTTACCCATTTAACTCAACTGGTTAACCAACAAATAGCGTGTATTGGTTCATTGTTAACCGTAGGCGAAACGGAAAATATCTCCTATCCAGAAAAAATGCGTACCTTTGCAAAAGACACTGATAATACGCTAACGAGTTTTATCAGTTCCACCGAGCAAATGTCGTCATCAACCCAGCACTTAATGGAACAAGTGCAAACCATACAGCAAGCCATGCCTACTGTTATAGATGCCCTTAGCGGTATTGATGATATTTCTGCGCAAACAAATTTATTAGCATTGAATGCTGCCATAGAAGCGGCGAGAGCCGGAGAGGCAGGCCGAGGCTTTGCGGTGGTGGCAGACGAAGTTAGAGCACTCTCTACTCGCTCAACACAGTTTAGCGACGTGATTAAAAAGCAAGTGGAAAACATACGAAGCTTGGTGGATAAATTAACTGAAACCGCTGAATTTGTGGCATCGCAAGATATTTCTCACGTGGTAGAAGCAAAAGCGCATATTAGCGAGCAACTGGCATTTATCATTCAAAAAGCAGAGTCGGACGATTCAACCACTAAGCAAATAGAGGAAATTGGACAGTCACTTGATGTTGCCATAAGCACGGCCATTCGCGGAATGCAATTTGGTGATATTAACGGGCAACACCTTGCCTACACCCAAGACATTGTTCGCTTTATTATTGAGCAATTACAGCAGCTTAACGCCGACAATTTAGAACAATTTGTCGCAGACCTAGACGCCTATCAACAAGCACTAGCACAACGAGGTAAAACCGATCACAACCCTGTGTCTGCAACATCTATGAGCGCAGGTGACGTAGAGCTGTTTTAG
- a CDS encoding response regulator gives MSKQVLVVDDSVSIRQMVEMTLKGAGYGVTTAQDGQDALDKCKSSSFDFVLTDQNMPRMDGLTLIAKLRGLGSYSRTPIVMLTTEAGGDMKAKGKAAGATGWMVKPFDPNKLLDVTKRVLG, from the coding sequence ATGAGTAAGCAAGTTTTAGTGGTAGACGACTCTGTCTCTATCCGTCAAATGGTTGAAATGACGTTGAAAGGGGCGGGTTATGGCGTGACCACGGCACAAGATGGCCAAGATGCGCTAGATAAATGCAAATCGTCGAGCTTCGATTTTGTGTTAACCGACCAAAATATGCCTCGCATGGACGGGCTAACATTAATTGCCAAATTGCGAGGGCTGGGCAGTTATTCACGAACCCCTATTGTTATGTTAACTACCGAAGCGGGTGGAGACATGAAGGCGAAAGGGAAAGCGGCGGGCGCCACCGGTTGGATGGTTAAACCCTTTGACCCCAATAAGCTGCTTGATGTGACTAAGCGCGTTCTAGGTTAA
- a CDS encoding chemotaxis protein CheA produces MSIDIEQFHGVFFDESDEHLDAMEQLLMALDVDAPDAEELNSIFRAAHSIKGGSGIFGFDALMNLTHVMENLLDKARNHELVVTTRIVNVLLETLDVLKATLYAYRNDTPVPEQDISTRIALLNGVINGKSAQPQALKSPTDTQIDDGFGFFDDDILSPGEANAEDTTDEAFGFFDDEPSDLTTDEEDQGFGFFDDSPASSAPTDEHDDFGFFEDIAAPKPTAPLHTETLSAESDLAEIAKLSGVGQRPKVDSQHNATSAAPKKAAKKQAKKSNLKEASSIRVDTTKIDSMVNLVGELVITQSMLSMIGQEVEGQVGERLQLAIDELQRNTREIQESVMSMRMLPLTATFNRFPRLVRDLAGKLGKKVELVLQGGTTEIDKSLIEKIVDPLTHLVRNSIDHGIELPEKRVAAGKPEQGTVILSAEQKGGSIIISIIDDGGGLHRDKIMEKARSNGWVVTDDMPDAQVWQLIFQAGFSTAEAITDVSGRGVGMDVVRRNIESIGGRIDIESSAGEGSGFFIHLPLTLAIVDGMCVSVGNQIFVIPLLNIIESFQPTKQQLKTLGNDTVLYIRDQYWPLVPLCNFMDVESGTSNPTEGVVVLLESSKKRFGILVDALVGQQQVVIKSLEEHYRKVAGIAGATIMGDGRVALIIDADSIATTYTSSQLEELLS; encoded by the coding sequence ATGAGCATTGATATAGAGCAGTTCCATGGGGTGTTTTTCGATGAAAGTGATGAACACCTTGATGCGATGGAACAATTACTTATGGCGTTGGACGTGGACGCTCCCGATGCTGAAGAGCTCAACAGTATATTTCGTGCTGCTCATTCTATAAAAGGGGGCAGTGGGATATTTGGGTTTGATGCGCTTATGAATCTTACCCATGTGATGGAAAACCTGCTAGACAAAGCACGTAACCACGAGTTGGTCGTGACTACGCGCATTGTGAATGTTCTGCTTGAAACCCTCGATGTGTTAAAAGCCACCCTCTATGCGTATCGCAATGACACCCCCGTACCCGAACAAGACATTTCCACCCGTATTGCACTGCTTAACGGCGTCATTAACGGTAAGTCAGCTCAACCGCAAGCCCTAAAGAGCCCTACTGACACGCAGATAGATGACGGTTTTGGCTTCTTTGACGATGACATCCTCTCGCCAGGTGAGGCCAATGCTGAGGATACTACCGATGAGGCATTCGGCTTTTTTGATGATGAGCCCAGTGATCTCACTACGGATGAGGAGGACCAAGGTTTTGGCTTTTTTGATGATTCGCCAGCCTCCTCAGCGCCTACTGACGAACATGATGATTTCGGTTTTTTTGAAGATATAGCGGCCCCTAAGCCGACAGCGCCTCTTCATACTGAGACGCTGAGTGCAGAAAGTGATCTTGCCGAAATAGCTAAGCTGTCTGGAGTGGGTCAAAGGCCGAAGGTCGACAGTCAACACAACGCCACCAGTGCAGCACCTAAAAAAGCAGCGAAAAAACAGGCGAAAAAGAGCAACTTGAAAGAGGCTTCTTCTATACGAGTAGATACCACCAAAATTGATTCTATGGTGAATTTAGTTGGGGAGTTGGTGATTACACAGTCGATGCTATCAATGATAGGACAAGAGGTAGAAGGGCAAGTCGGTGAACGCTTGCAATTGGCTATTGATGAACTTCAGCGCAATACCCGTGAAATTCAAGAGTCTGTGATGTCTATGCGCATGCTTCCCCTCACGGCGACCTTTAACCGCTTTCCACGGCTAGTGCGAGATCTCGCTGGCAAGCTGGGTAAAAAAGTAGAGTTAGTTCTACAAGGTGGCACTACAGAAATAGATAAAAGCCTAATTGAAAAAATCGTCGACCCTTTAACCCATTTAGTTCGAAACAGCATTGACCATGGCATTGAACTCCCCGAGAAACGTGTTGCCGCAGGCAAGCCAGAACAGGGCACGGTGATCCTAAGCGCCGAGCAAAAAGGCGGCAGTATCATTATTAGTATTATTGATGATGGCGGCGGTTTACACCGCGACAAAATAATGGAAAAAGCACGTTCAAATGGGTGGGTGGTTACCGATGACATGCCCGATGCACAAGTCTGGCAGTTAATTTTTCAAGCTGGCTTTTCTACCGCCGAGGCTATTACCGATGTGTCTGGCCGTGGTGTTGGCATGGATGTGGTTCGCCGAAATATTGAATCTATTGGTGGCCGAATTGACATAGAGTCTAGTGCGGGAGAAGGCTCAGGGTTCTTTATCCATTTACCCCTAACGTTAGCCATTGTTGACGGCATGTGTGTGTCGGTAGGCAATCAAATTTTTGTTATCCCCTTACTCAATATTATTGAATCCTTTCAACCGACAAAACAACAGTTAAAAACCTTAGGAAATGACACGGTTCTATATATTCGCGACCAGTATTGGCCCTTAGTTCCACTGTGCAACTTCATGGATGTTGAAAGTGGCACAAGCAACCCAACGGAGGGCGTAGTGGTACTTTTAGAAAGCAGTAAAAAGCGATTCGGCATCTTGGTAGACGCCTTAGTAGGGCAACAACAAGTGGTGATTAAAAGCCTTGAGGAACACTACCGAAAAGTCGCGGGAATTGCCGGGGCAACCATAATGGGCGATGGAAGAGTGGCACTCATTATTGATGCCGATTCTATCGCGACAACTTATACCTCAAGCCAATTAGAGGAATTGCTCTCATGA
- a CDS encoding chemotaxis protein CheW, which translates to MTETALHQTVAGGDGHEYLSFVLGDEHYALDITMVKEIRGYEPVTKIANAPSFIKGVINLRGDIVPIVDLRIKFNVGEATYNDFTIVIMLNIQSRIVGIVVDGVSDVIRLSDDQILSPPEFGVAFDSRYLQGLADVDDNMVILVNIESLMTSEELGLVAPESVGDDA; encoded by the coding sequence ATGACAGAGACAGCCTTACATCAAACGGTTGCAGGGGGCGATGGCCACGAATACCTCAGCTTTGTCTTAGGTGATGAGCACTACGCATTAGACATCACTATGGTGAAAGAAATTCGTGGTTACGAACCTGTGACCAAGATAGCGAACGCACCTAGCTTTATAAAAGGCGTGATCAATTTACGCGGCGACATTGTCCCCATTGTTGATTTAAGAATTAAATTTAACGTGGGGGAGGCAACTTACAACGACTTTACCATTGTGATTATGCTGAATATTCAATCGCGCATTGTTGGCATCGTTGTGGATGGCGTATCGGATGTTATTCGTTTATCTGATGACCAAATTTTATCACCGCCAGAGTTTGGCGTTGCTTTTGATAGCCGGTATTTACAGGGGCTCGCTGACGTTGACGACAACATGGTGATTCTTGTCAATATTGAAAGTTTAATGACTAGCGAAGAGCTAGGTTTAGTTGCACCTGAAAGCGTTGGAGATGACGCGTAG
- a CDS encoding methyl-accepting chemotaxis protein produces the protein MGVFNFLSGDELKAAKQDASFKDGILSACTSNIAVVDSGGEIHYHTPAFLNMIQQYDDDFHCHLMGSSLVGQRIDSLVKTRDGSAFSLVPAQPSQEVITKGHTFKVLCSPCANTTHALYVTEWQDYTKVVKHEGMANAIMRSQAVISFTTDGEILEANDNFLSAMGYQASEVVGKHHRIFVDSEYASSDEYVQFWQKLKSGDVHSGEFRRISKEGKEVWIQASYNPVFDAQGKVKYIIKFASDITAQKQKNADYESQITAINKSQAVIEFDLKGTILNANKNFLTTMGYTLDEVKGHHHSMFVEPSFKLSPDYSAFWQQLRSGEHSEGEFKRIGKEGKEVWIRASYNPIMDSTGKPFKVVKYATDVTGRTLAIERIKNVIAKLTEGDLLHTIDEPLDGDFQVLGDSINHFIEELKDTIVKIHTAVETIDTASNEIATGNADLSSRTEQQASSLEETASAMEELTGTVKLNAENAEQAKGLASQASDVASEGGKVIEQVVHTMGEINDSAQRISDIIGVIDGIAFQTNILALNAAVEAARAGEQGRGFAVVASEVRTLAQRSAEAAKDIKALISASVDKIGNGNLLANKSGETMANIVTAIKRVNDIMSEIAAASSEQATGIQEVSNAVVQMDEMTQQNAALVEEAAAASDSMRQQSGQLAQRVSVFKVGNQQVGNGSRSPQSSMPLVSPNDGKLPKDRDAPSQYTKALSPAAPDDSEWEAF, from the coding sequence ATGGGCGTATTTAATTTTTTAAGCGGCGATGAACTCAAAGCTGCAAAACAAGATGCGAGTTTTAAGGACGGCATTCTTAGTGCGTGTACTTCAAATATTGCGGTGGTCGACAGTGGGGGAGAAATCCACTACCACACTCCGGCTTTTCTCAACATGATTCAACAATATGATGATGACTTTCATTGCCATTTGATGGGAAGCTCATTGGTTGGGCAACGCATAGACAGTTTGGTTAAAACCCGTGATGGCAGCGCCTTTTCACTGGTTCCTGCTCAACCTAGCCAAGAAGTGATCACAAAAGGGCATACCTTTAAAGTGTTGTGTTCTCCATGCGCGAATACCACTCATGCTCTCTACGTGACGGAATGGCAGGACTACACGAAAGTGGTGAAACATGAAGGTATGGCAAATGCCATCATGCGTAGTCAGGCCGTTATCTCCTTCACCACTGACGGCGAAATACTCGAGGCAAATGATAACTTTCTATCTGCAATGGGGTATCAAGCCAGCGAAGTAGTAGGGAAGCACCACAGGATATTTGTAGACAGTGAATATGCGTCTAGCGACGAATATGTTCAGTTTTGGCAAAAGCTAAAAAGTGGAGACGTTCACAGCGGTGAATTCAGGCGCATCAGTAAAGAAGGGAAAGAAGTTTGGATACAAGCTAGCTATAACCCAGTATTTGATGCACAAGGAAAGGTGAAGTACATCATTAAGTTTGCATCAGATATTACGGCGCAAAAACAAAAAAATGCAGATTACGAAAGCCAAATTACCGCCATCAACAAGTCTCAAGCTGTTATCGAATTTGATCTTAAAGGCACGATACTCAATGCAAATAAAAACTTTTTAACCACCATGGGATACACCCTTGATGAGGTAAAAGGTCACCATCACAGCATGTTTGTTGAACCCAGCTTTAAATTAAGCCCAGACTATTCAGCATTTTGGCAACAGCTTCGCTCCGGGGAGCATAGTGAAGGCGAGTTTAAGCGTATTGGTAAGGAGGGAAAAGAAGTATGGATACGAGCGTCGTATAACCCCATTATGGACAGTACAGGTAAGCCCTTTAAAGTGGTTAAATATGCAACGGATGTTACGGGGCGAACATTGGCGATTGAACGTATTAAAAACGTGATTGCCAAGCTAACCGAAGGGGATTTATTACATACCATCGACGAACCTTTAGATGGTGATTTTCAGGTGCTAGGCGATTCTATTAATCACTTTATTGAAGAGCTTAAAGATACCATAGTGAAAATTCACACCGCCGTGGAAACGATTGATACGGCATCGAATGAAATTGCCACCGGTAATGCCGACCTTTCCAGTAGAACTGAACAGCAAGCCTCAAGTTTAGAAGAAACGGCGTCGGCCATGGAAGAACTAACCGGCACAGTTAAATTGAATGCAGAAAACGCCGAGCAGGCGAAAGGCTTAGCAAGCCAGGCTTCCGATGTTGCCTCTGAAGGCGGCAAAGTGATTGAGCAGGTGGTGCATACCATGGGTGAAATAAATGATTCAGCCCAGCGTATCTCAGACATTATTGGCGTTATTGATGGTATTGCATTTCAAACAAATATTCTTGCTCTCAACGCGGCGGTTGAAGCTGCGCGAGCCGGTGAACAAGGGCGCGGTTTTGCCGTTGTCGCGTCGGAAGTTAGAACACTCGCACAGCGTTCTGCAGAGGCCGCCAAAGACATAAAGGCATTAATTTCAGCGTCGGTGGATAAAATAGGCAATGGTAATTTACTTGCCAATAAGTCTGGCGAAACCATGGCCAATATAGTGACGGCAATTAAGCGAGTGAATGACATTATGTCTGAAATTGCCGCGGCGTCCTCTGAGCAGGCGACAGGTATTCAGGAAGTCAGTAATGCGGTAGTGCAAATGGATGAAATGACACAGCAAAATGCCGCCTTGGTAGAAGAAGCCGCCGCTGCATCTGACAGTATGCGTCAGCAGTCAGGTCAGTTAGCGCAACGGGTTTCGGTATTTAAAGTGGGAAATCAACAAGTCGGCAACGGTAGCCGTTCACCCCAATCGTCGATGCCGTTGGTATCCCCAAATGATGGAAAGCTACCAAAAGACAGAGACGCGCCCTCGCAATACACAAAGGCGTTAAGCCCTGCCGCGCCCGACGATTCTGAGTGGGAGGCGTTCTAA
- a CDS encoding CheR family methyltransferase produces the protein MTAVLQASPVQREFAYSRRDFERVKKLLFSQAGINLADSKDAMVYSRLARRLRVLNISSFKAYLTFVAQNEEEMEHFINALTTNLTAFFREPHHFDALSTYLKANPNVKRIWCAASSTGEEPYSIAMTVASVFGSFSPKISILATDIDSKVLHIAREGVYSQSSIAQLSLQHRQQFFYKGKGKYRGKVKIANELRQMVRFEPLNLMSPSWCVEGPVDIIFCRNVMIYFDRQTQQKILSRMVTLMAPNGMYVAGHSENFTMYPNLVTPMGKTIYRPVT, from the coding sequence ATGACGGCAGTCTTGCAAGCTTCACCGGTTCAACGCGAGTTTGCCTATAGTCGGCGGGATTTTGAACGTGTTAAAAAGCTTCTGTTTTCCCAGGCGGGAATAAACCTTGCTGATTCCAAAGATGCCATGGTTTACAGCCGTTTGGCGCGTCGCCTAAGGGTATTGAACATTTCAAGCTTCAAGGCGTATTTAACATTCGTGGCACAGAACGAAGAGGAAATGGAGCATTTTATTAATGCGCTCACCACGAATCTAACGGCGTTTTTCCGAGAGCCACATCATTTTGATGCGCTTTCAACCTATTTGAAGGCGAATCCGAACGTGAAGCGCATTTGGTGCGCGGCAAGCAGTACCGGTGAAGAACCCTATAGTATTGCAATGACAGTCGCATCCGTATTCGGTAGTTTTTCACCAAAGATCTCTATATTAGCCACAGATATCGACAGCAAAGTGCTTCATATTGCAAGGGAGGGGGTGTATTCCCAGTCGAGTATTGCGCAGCTTTCTTTGCAACATCGTCAGCAATTTTTCTACAAAGGAAAGGGCAAGTATAGAGGCAAAGTGAAAATTGCTAACGAGCTTAGGCAAATGGTTCGCTTTGAACCTTTAAACCTTATGTCACCAAGTTGGTGTGTTGAAGGGCCAGTCGATATCATATTTTGCCGCAATGTGATGATTTACTTTGACCGACAGACCCAACAAAAAATTCTCTCACGTATGGTGACATTAATGGCGCCCAACGGCATGTATGTCGCAGGGCACTCAGAAAACTTCACCATGTATCCAAATCTTGTGACGCCTATGGGTAAAACCATTTACCGACCAGTGACCTAA
- the cheD gene encoding chemoreceptor glutamine deamidase CheD — translation MSQDDKPISYFDNRLQKEAVKLLPGQYYATSNDKALVTILGSCVAACVYDEEMKIGGMNHFMLPDIHLTSESEHCLATKYGVHAMDTLIQKLVSKGARQSKLVAKAFGGGKVLPGFVQQDIGRINAEFVIEYLNNANIPLINSDLMSTYARKIYFFPHEGKVYMKRIRDFNNATLYERESTHRILLAQQAKEGVTSFAEHIHAYKSSRS, via the coding sequence ATGAGTCAGGATGACAAGCCCATTAGCTATTTTGATAATCGCTTACAAAAAGAGGCGGTAAAACTATTGCCCGGTCAATATTATGCCACCTCCAATGATAAAGCATTGGTGACGATTCTGGGCTCATGTGTGGCAGCTTGTGTTTATGATGAAGAGATGAAAATAGGTGGTATGAACCACTTTATGTTGCCCGACATTCATTTAACGAGTGAGTCTGAACATTGTTTGGCCACTAAGTACGGCGTACATGCCATGGACACGCTTATTCAAAAGTTAGTAAGTAAAGGGGCAAGACAAAGTAAATTGGTGGCAAAGGCTTTCGGCGGTGGAAAAGTACTTCCAGGATTTGTACAACAAGACATTGGAAGAATTAACGCCGAATTTGTTATTGAATATTTAAACAACGCTAATATCCCGCTTATTAATAGCGACCTCATGTCTACGTATGCGCGCAAAATTTACTTTTTTCCTCATGAAGGAAAGGTCTATATGAAGCGTATTCGCGACTTTAATAATGCGACCCTCTATGAGCGCGAGTCTACGCACCGTATATTGTTAGCACAACAAGCGAAAGAGGGTGTTACTTCATTTGCGGAACATATTCATGCCTATAAAAGTTCTCGTAGTTGA
- a CDS encoding protein-glutamate methylesterase/protein-glutamine glutaminase — MPIKVLVVDDSALIRKVLSEIIQSDSSLLLVGAAPDAYVAKRMVQEFRPDVITLDIEMPKVDGLRFLEVMMKAVPTPVVMISTLTESGANATLRALELGAVDFMAKPKLGVAQGMNDYAHTIIQKVKAAAKSKLSHPTETRCSKHAAMRYTGTEKLIGIGASTGGTEAIKDVIMHFPKNAPATVISQHMPPGFTTTYAKRLDSLCEVTVREAKGGERLLPGYAYLAPGHRHLKVERSGADYRLALDDGPKVSGHKPSVDVMFNSLAEHAGENAVGVLLTGMGRDGAMGLKAMKEKGAITFCQDEESCLIYGMPKAAVEIDAASYVLSLADISDAILDTLERLGAGSRL; from the coding sequence ATGCCTATAAAAGTTCTCGTAGTTGATGATTCAGCTTTAATAAGAAAGGTACTTTCTGAGATTATCCAAAGCGACAGTAGTCTGCTGTTAGTGGGAGCTGCACCGGATGCTTACGTCGCCAAACGCATGGTGCAGGAATTCAGACCAGACGTGATTACGTTAGATATTGAAATGCCAAAAGTCGATGGTTTACGCTTTTTGGAAGTCATGATGAAGGCCGTTCCAACACCGGTAGTGATGATTTCAACGTTAACGGAAAGCGGCGCAAATGCGACCTTGAGAGCTTTGGAACTTGGCGCCGTAGATTTTATGGCGAAGCCGAAATTGGGGGTTGCCCAAGGCATGAACGACTATGCTCATACCATTATTCAGAAAGTCAAAGCCGCCGCCAAATCGAAATTGAGCCACCCTACTGAAACGCGCTGTTCAAAACATGCCGCCATGCGTTATACCGGTACAGAGAAGCTTATTGGTATTGGGGCTTCAACGGGGGGAACCGAAGCCATTAAAGACGTCATTATGCATTTTCCAAAAAACGCGCCTGCTACCGTTATTTCGCAGCATATGCCACCAGGTTTTACGACGACTTACGCTAAACGTCTCGATAGTTTGTGTGAAGTCACCGTTAGAGAAGCGAAAGGGGGAGAGCGGCTACTACCAGGTTATGCCTACTTAGCGCCCGGCCATCGGCATTTAAAAGTTGAACGCAGTGGCGCGGACTATAGGCTTGCCTTAGACGATGGGCCTAAAGTGTCGGGTCATAAGCCTTCGGTCGATGTTATGTTTAATTCGCTAGCAGAGCACGCGGGCGAAAATGCCGTAGGCGTGTTGCTAACAGGAATGGGAAGAGATGGCGCGATGGGTTTAAAAGCGATGAAAGAGAAAGGTGCCATAACCTTTTGCCAAGACGAAGAGAGTTGCCTTATATACGGCATGCCCAAGGCCGCTGTGGAAATAGACGCCGCCAGCTATGTATTATCACTGGCCGATATCTCGGATGCCATTTTAGATACGTTAGAGCGATTGGGGGCGGGAAGCCGCCTATAG
- a CDS encoding haloacid dehalogenase type II yields the protein MTLPKVLIFDINETLLDMDEMKQGLAPVLNGDETLVDLWFATLLHHSLVDIASGQFHDFIDIGAAALVMVAHSKDIEISQSDAKQTIKKYITALPPHADVKPALNALKDKGFTLVALSNSSINGLAEQLRFANIKDCFDHILSTETIHTYKPHASVYHWACNQVSALPSEVMMVAAHGWDVSGAKAAGLQTTFIERPGKTMYPLGLTPDYVLSTLTELANTLTSEC from the coding sequence ATGACGTTACCCAAAGTACTTATTTTCGATATTAACGAAACATTACTTGATATGGATGAAATGAAGCAGGGGCTAGCCCCGGTGTTAAACGGTGATGAAACCTTAGTTGATTTATGGTTTGCCACTTTACTTCATCATTCTCTCGTGGACATTGCATCGGGTCAGTTTCATGACTTTATCGATATAGGTGCGGCCGCTTTGGTCATGGTGGCGCACAGTAAAGACATTGAGATTAGCCAGTCAGACGCAAAACAAACCATTAAAAAATATATCACTGCATTACCGCCCCATGCCGACGTTAAGCCGGCACTCAACGCCCTAAAAGACAAGGGCTTTACGCTAGTGGCTTTGTCTAATTCGTCAATTAATGGATTAGCTGAGCAGCTACGTTTTGCCAACATTAAAGATTGTTTTGATCACATACTTAGCACCGAGACTATTCATACCTATAAGCCCCATGCCAGCGTATATCATTGGGCATGTAACCAGGTTAGTGCATTGCCAAGCGAGGTGATGATGGTCGCCGCCCACGGGTGGGATGTGAGCGGCGCGAAGGCGGCAGGTTTGCAAACGACGTTTATCGAGCGTCCAGGTAAAACCATGTACCCATTAGGGCTGACACCCGACTACGTGTTAAGTACGCTAACCGAATTAGCCAATACACTCACTAGCGAGTGCTAA